Part of the Zerene cesonia ecotype Mississippi chromosome 3, Zerene_cesonia_1.1, whole genome shotgun sequence genome is shown below.
TTTCTAGAAACCTATACAATATTTACGAACAAATACCACATAttaggtaaataattaaaaaggtgTCAATTATAaggtttcatattttatgactctaaattaaattatctctcTATGATcctatgatatatatttttaactattacgGTTCTTAACAGTAGGTTAGGTAACAGCCTACCTACGATTtgactttaattaataaataataatttaaactatccaTATGCATActctatttatatgtaatatatacatatatatttaagtatttttattaattaaaaaatctatatgcAGTATTTCTAAGTTTTTAGTATgtgaaaaagaataataacaatcaatcaaaattcaacacataatataacaataatatatgaaactttaaaaataattacatgaaggtaattaatagaaacaaattgTAGAGCTGTATAAACAGTATATAGGAGACACCCATTACCGTCGGCTACGGCGGcgcttaattttatatgttggtaagtaggaaaatataattatgaattttcgGGACATCATCATTAATTTGTTGTACCTACAGTTTTTTAAAcctaatcatattttattaataaaatttattgagaagttaataaatatacgattaactattttaaatggatttgtatataaatatgaagggccgatatttgaatattcaaataagatGTGTTTTGCTGAAATACCCTGAATTATAAAGCTTCAATATTGATTTGACATTATGGATTCTATTGtcccatttattaattatacgtaACATTAAATTAGGCGTTATTATTGGCTTACCTAATAGCTTAAGCCAATGCAATGTTATTTCaaacgtaaatataatatatgtagtaCGTTACACTTTATAGTACGTAGGTACAGAAATATAGGtgaattagtaaaaaaaagtattcacATCTTAATCTCATCTCAATCATGATTAAAACTGGGTTATAGTTtgcacgttttttttttgtaaaatccaatttgaaataagaagTCAACAAAATTACATGCTTCAAATTGTTTTCTACGTTTATCTATGTAAAagagataacattttataagaaaataaaaacaattgataaaaacttactacaaaaacaaactataagctattgaaaataatctaaaacaaTGTGCACACactaacaattaattaaacatttaacaaattggctattaaatagtataaaacatttcttttgcAGATGGTATGTACGACAATCTAACAGAAACATGCAATCgacaagtaaattatttaccaGTAATGGACATCCAAGGATAGCGTGGTATATCTGGCAGGGGCTGTGCCGATGGTTGAGAGCAAGCGGCACCCATGGCGTCCACGGAAGCCGCTGATGCTGCTGAGGCCGCGCTTGCTGCCGCCTGGTGGTAGAACTGGGCAGCTGCAGCCATGCTCGCTGAAGCCGCGGACACTGCCGCCCCGCCGTTATGCTGGCCCAGCGCGTAGTTCACCATCGGATCGGCGCCCACCGCGGTTGGATACCGACAGCTCTTATCGTCTGCTGACAAGCCGCTGCCAGCTGGGAATGGCACGGATCCACCGAACTGCTGGTGGTGTGACACGTACGGATACATCCTCGCCGGCGCTCCCGGCGACGCTGATGATGACGAGGAAGAGCGCTGCGGGCTCCCGGCGCCTGGCGAGCCGGCCCCCAGCGCTGCCGCCCCCAGGCCGCCAGATAACGACGACGACAGGGACGTCGAAAGCGACGACGACAAAGAAGACGAAAGTGAAGCCTCTATAGGCGACGCTCCAGCACCCGCGAATAAGTTCTGATGGTGGAATTGCTGGTGGTATTTGGGGAGCATGCTATCGATGATGAACTTGGAACTCATCGCTCGGCGGCGACGCGGCGCGCGACGATCGCCTCGCGGGAGATGCGTTTATCGCCGGCGATTCGGATCGATTCTCGCGCGTGCACCTCTACTATGGCCGCGGATCGTTTATGACCCGCGTATGAGGCTCTACGACTCTGAATTCCCCGTCGTGGCGAACGTTACCGCTGCCGCGCGCCGTGTACGAGACGGCGAAACTTGTCACGTGGGTGCGAGTGAGACGCAATGACTCAGCGGGGTGACGTGCCGGAACCCTCTCCGTCTCATTAATTCCTACCTGCGTGGCTTATATTAGAAAGAGATAAAAGCTATTCGCTAACGACCATTCCGCCGGCCATTCTTTGTAATGGCGCCGAGCCCCGCGCTACCCCGCACCTTGCTCGTCTACGCCAATAGTAATCCGGTGCAGAACATTCACCACCAATCACAAACCATTCCGGCACTTCTAGCTGTCAAAGTGAATGACTCTATGCAACAGAGTAACACTCTTTTGCAATCGTTTATTTTGGcgaactttataatatacttcggtaaaaataattttaattaatattatcagtTTCACAATTGCAAGATAAAgtcataaacaataatatgacTTATTAAAGTGTCTAAAATGAGATAAATCTCTTTTATGTAGATTGATAACTTGTGTATACTTTTTAacattgaatacattttattaattaattatacaaattcaaTTGTACGACTGTTTGAACTGTAAAAGTGCACCCCGAAGGCGTATAGTAATcacatttttgataaaataaaaaaatatgaatgtcCCTAGAGTAAATTGTATatcctaattttatttatgtttctcCCAGACTCTTTTCAACATAAGCTAATAAGcgcaagaataaataattcttaaatcataaaaatttgcataatCANNNNNNNNNNNNNNNNNNNNNNNNNNNNNNNNNNNNNNNNNNNNNNNNNNNNNNNNNNNNNNNNNNNNNNNNNNNNNNNNNNNNNNNNNNNNNNNNNNNNNNNNNNNNNNNNNNNNNNNNNNNNNNNNNNNNNNNNNNNNNNNNNNNNNNNNNNNNNNNNNNNNNNNNNNNNNNNNNNNNNNNNNNNNNNNNNNNNNNNNNNNNNNNNNNNNNNNNNNNNNNNNNNNNNNNNNNNNNNNNNNNNNNNNNNNNNNNNNNNNNNNNNNNNNNNNNNNNNNNNNNNNNNNNNNNNNNNNNNNNNNNNNNNNNNNNNNNNNNNNNNNNNNNNNNNNNNNNNNNNNNNNNNNNNNNNNNNNNNNNNNNNNNNNNNNNNNNNNNNNNNNNNNNNNNNNNNNNNNNNNNNNNNNNNNNNNNNNNNNNNNNNNNNNNNNNNNNNNNNNNNNNNNNNNNNNNNNNNNNNNNNNNNNNNNNNNNNNNNNNNNNNNNNNNNNNNNNNNNNNNNNNNNNNNNNNNNNNNNNNNNNNNNNNNNNNNNNNNNNNNNNNNNNNNNNNNNNNNNNNNNNNNNNNNNNNNNNNNNNNNNNNNNNNNNNNNNNNNNNNNNNNNNNNNNNNNNNNNNNNNNNNNNNNNNNNNNNNNNNNNNNNNNNNNNNNNNNNNNNNNNNNNNNNNNNNNNNNNNNNNNNNNNNNNNNNNNNNNNNNNNNNNNNNNNNNNNNNNNNNNNNNNNNNNNNNNNNNNNNNNNNNNNNNNNNNNNNNNNNNNNNNNNNNNNNNNNNNNNNNNNNNNNNNNNNNNNNNNNNNNNNNNNNNNNNNNNNNNNNNNNNNNNNNNNNNNNNNNNNNNNNNNNNNNNNNNNNNNNNNNNNNNNNNNNNNNNNNNNNNNNNNNNNNNNNNNNNNNNNNNNNNNNNNNNNNNNNNNNNNNNNNNNNNNNNNNNNNNNNNNNNNNNNNNNNNNNNNNNNNNNNNNNNNNNNNNNNNNNNNNNNNNNNNNNNNNNNNNNNNTCAAAAAAGTCATAATAAGAGTAATAAATTCTCCCCTAAAAATCGAACACCCTCGAAGCACCTATAGAAAAATGACCAGAATAAATTGGAATGGCAGTGGCAGTCGATAAAACATTCAGTTTATGGGGTGTCATATTTACATTCGGGAGATATCGCATGGGAATAGCGAGGTGCTTACCTATTACTGAGATAATACAATATGTTCCTAGGATTCACCCTTTGTGTTCTGTATACACTTGCATAAGCACATGTGAATTCATATGCTTACAATCAAATTACACaatcaaaagaaatttatgtatgtatttgtatttatacattgaaattataCATGACCCGTTGTGCTTATTACAATTAACTGTACACTAAAGCTTTGcaactgttttaaataattactaaatattaattccctttttacttttattaacgCTCACACTGTCAGATACGTATGACAATGTGTTTAGGTCAATTACAATTACTTTCCTACATAATGATTACTCAAAGGTATATAAAGGTTAGGTAGATAGAATTGGCTAATCCAATTACGGGAGCACTTCAATTACACGAAGCTTGTTTATGTGCGTGAGGGTGCTAATCGATCGGCAATAAATACGGATTCGACTTATTGCTCCTAACTCCTAAGCTcctgaataattttattcaccCTACACGTGTACACCGAAACCTTAGCTCAGAATGTATATTTTCccgcttatttttattaggcaTCCATGCAATAAACAGAAAATCATACCAGAGTTGATAAACTTCGATGTTTTGGTTGCATATCAGATCTCTTTATGTTCTGGTATGGTGGATTCGTTTAATAATGaatggaaaattaatattatacgaatTGTTTAAGTTTAACAACAACGTTGCTATAATTCAATAGACACCTAATGTCATAATTGTACCAAAATTGTTTCAGTCAACACACAACACAATACAACTATGAGGTACACGGGGCAGGGGGACCGTATAATCAGCGCATGCGGGTTAACTTTTTTAAGGTGACATCTGACAGAATGTGCTCAAATTACTAGCTACTGCTAAACAAGTAtctacataacattttaaatgatgtaccttgatacataattatttaaaacagttcATTTTACGTACTCAGATGTTGACTtatcaacaacaaaaaatggtttaattacgaaaaaagacaaaattacCATTCATCATCAAC
Proteins encoded:
- the LOC119839281 gene encoding homeobox protein abdominal-A homolog, encoding MSSKFIIDSMLPKYHQQFHHQNLFAGAGASPIEASLSSSLSSSLSTSLSSSLSGGLGAAALGAGSPGAGSPQRSSSSSSASPGAPARMYPYVSHHQQFGGSVPFPAGSGLSADDKSCRYPTAVGADPMVNYALGQHNGGAAVSAASASMAAAAQFYHQAAASAASAASAASVDAMGAACSQPSAQPLPDIPRYPWMSITDWMSPFDRVVCGEFNVIFDSTEGDPKQTIKKHYGVQITTIMAYVMKFCIGIIRWVAARAARAAIDVETGRAPRRQTDRRPETPCLATRPHSRAALANLQCLLRTPRTADGPVSHVLCLINANNYAASRIVHVSSSAPK